Proteins encoded within one genomic window of Candidatus Desulfarcum epimagneticum:
- a CDS encoding exported hypothetical protein (Evidence 5 : Unknown function) has translation MKKSVWAFVIFFMCVSVAGSARGEDGARSAPKGIEASRLREIRGVGQAVLRSRRDGRDALRFREDQRVLETLRRTLRNLRRDMIEEGRGMEKTEEGASRMDTPMKFIKEMEPDSHIERSARERSEISRGKVASKIRETGLALGRLESGYGAQRTESSAIDRLLSVIGAERAKTLSETQKADAIKASKIAAFSAELSEISALSAEDRLSALDDLIKRSEKPSAHPMPLKPFRGRGNR, from the coding sequence ATGAAAAAAAGCGTCTGGGCATTCGTCATATTTTTTATGTGCGTCAGCGTTGCGGGTTCGGCGCGCGGAGAGGATGGGGCGCGTTCGGCTCCAAAAGGAATCGAGGCGTCGCGGCTTCGGGAGATTCGCGGCGTCGGGCAGGCTGTTTTGCGCTCCAGGCGGGACGGAAGAGACGCGCTGCGTTTCAGGGAGGACCAGCGGGTTCTTGAGACGCTCCGCCGGACCCTTCGGAATCTTCGGCGGGATATGATTGAGGAAGGCCGAGGCATGGAGAAAACGGAAGAAGGCGCTTCCCGAATGGACACGCCCATGAAATTCATCAAGGAAATGGAGCCGGATTCCCACATTGAAAGAAGCGCCCGGGAGCGCTCGGAGATTTCCCGTGGAAAAGTCGCGTCGAAAATCCGGGAGACGGGCCTTGCGCTTGGGCGCCTTGAGAGCGGTTACGGCGCTCAAAGAACTGAAAGCTCCGCCATTGACAGACTGTTGAGCGTCATCGGGGCGGAACGGGCGAAGACTCTGTCCGAAACACAGAAAGCCGACGCGATCAAAGCGTCGAAAATAGCCGCGTTTTCAGCGGAGTTGAGCGAAATATCGGCCCTTTCCGCCGAGGACCGTTTAAGCGCGCTGGATGATCTGATCAAACGCTCCGAAAAGCCTTCGGCCCATCCCATGCCGCTCAAACCCTTCAGGGGGAGGGGGAACCGGTAG
- a CDS encoding hypothetical protein (Evidence 5 : Unknown function): protein MGEKSECAVLFVDDQMETLMAYRLYFQRKFIFLTAGDYEEALKILKKKRDVEIGVLLSDLQLSKKPRDASGLDLLKECARTRPEVVRLLITGHIESGVCVDAVNSGAVDRMIAKPCVLEELEKVLSRAVDDFLQGKKDGGV from the coding sequence ATGGGAGAAAAATCTGAATGCGCGGTTCTTTTTGTGGACGATCAAATGGAGACGTTGATGGCCTACCGGCTGTATTTTCAAAGAAAATTTATTTTCCTGACCGCCGGGGATTACGAGGAGGCTCTGAAAATTTTAAAGAAAAAACGCGACGTTGAGATCGGCGTTCTTCTTTCGGATCTTCAGCTGTCCAAAAAGCCCCGGGACGCCTCCGGCCTGGATCTTTTGAAGGAGTGCGCGCGGACGCGCCCGGAGGTGGTCCGGCTGCTGATCACCGGGCATATCGAATCCGGGGTGTGCGTGGACGCCGTCAATTCGGGCGCGGTGGATCGAATGATCGCCAAACCCTGTGTGCTGGAGGAGCTGGAAAAGGTCCTGAGCCGGGCCGTGGATGATTTTCTCCAGGGCAAAAAAGACGGGGGCGTTTAA
- a CDS encoding hypothetical protein (Evidence 5 : Unknown function), giving the protein MSYFIKPILSFLILIFFFIFSPPGPARASGMEKFLQSADEILFSQSDASPDAKALFDKAADLSSPARIYEYVRNHYEYDLYHGSRGGSINTFLGGRGNDVDLASTLIAMLRSQNIPARYVTGNVRMKADDAANWLGAGNADLAAHIMRSVGIQGPREEISGQDSQTEIDTGAKLTGDKRHVEFEHVWVEALVPYGDYRGAGPDASVDCGGSPERCQWIGLDPSFKLRRFRDQNIHIYDVVPFDYNRYYHAIKNNDGPYMDKNPLEIYKEEILKYLRDNHPGKTLNDVMDPGKIIPEEAGFLPASLPFKILGATRRYASVQEHDQASLSPKPKDWAKYLSVNIKINDQWGGASTNVLLSDMATRKLALSYEAPADGAASGNGRLTLRLGGQEIAELFSGQVTAGDASVPLLHQPFFLKIRVDGWPSTEEGKEDIFLEDESLCVAGNHYVITAGGETSNWSQVHRATRLLLDANDAHPIVNRPQTDWRISEDEINAFEMISRLADSKNPLSVYILGRFSKAGRDFVNNFDIFKDYPVSQANEDLLIAQLNAVIRGPGIYDPARFSGVELSEETQALADESPSGNELEKLNRRLLEDAYPRGIAMGMEEIPYVDGNQNGAVDSGESPLGESPDAQRALTEGLLYAGAALYGARVRDAGMELGALNHVLSPGSVLLGVTKSASRAEYLDGTSFSIMPAGLVIDMAHVVAGHFHRNPGTGGVMGLMHSENRHHKLSGHIDSSFEHEIWQELTGYDAISTVRGIQKALAQDGAQLLHMKDPATDASEDTPLSAYPKLGFLSQAPAGFTRHDRSLFKRNPTSWSFQPDDGEEYGFYTFKKIPAASDSDLRLKTMRYSDILELVNLATQLHKNKIDSFTGSYIWWTMPFFGIDGWGVQTKSGWMTLLQNGYGSYINLFNSSGQMYDYFDRNHGFDPADQVYLAEDASSDIHGVGFISSIRHAVYLPPDGVKREFVMSSRKTMGSGHAFSVAIDTAVDASDGYPLASSYMIYSEELGLVAGGGYVDGWEPLSEHSDDTGLRYDNSYFTDEDVILQTNNHPWLTPSTADPVSTVTGNMYHDETDFVIEGRGLDMVFTRTYNSTDASSDGPPLSPGWTHSWNMRLTANSYGKYPDYPAFKAPENGNGKTSSITYTNERGGESNYLVDSSGDTPTWEVTSPEGIFDTLATDSPSNGLHTLGFRNGVKYIFYSGPDAHMMRTPGATARLERIEDPYGNTLSFTYAGDKLTGVADNLGITSRTGMVLSYNADNRLRTVQDWTGRTWTCAYDTNKRLQSVTDPLGNVTIYAYDGDTDYLESVSLPETRGGGKKVKTTFEYYRNGKAFRYFNPFGETETLDYDLFRRRTRVTDPRGHVRTHHYDEKGSLTKLAEPDGGVLLFENNGDGLREEKIGPLGYVTQYSYMKDRSFPAESDAKSDNHGRVSKELDPLGHFIEYDYGIHDQPTRIRDKNGRDRVWAYYAATSAATGAVKGKLERESIVEYPGTDEAKTTVLKEYTYTPGGNLKTMTEYIDPADPSKKRVTEYFFDQNPGFRYNGLDFRPWKKTVKALTEYSAADASEDASGDALVVETRYDWDDLGRMTEIVLKRRTSPSDSTLLDLTTAYAYDDLGRLISETDPAGNIKKTFYDPNGKKLKDEIHYKRPAGTYDIRVVKRYEYDAADRLFRERDIDGNETLYEHDEMGNVIQITDPGGHSVEYGYDPMGRRVSATDANGHETENQYDPAGNLIAVTDPGGDKTTFEYDKAGRKKSISTPMGRQTVMTYDANGNVTNVKDPADASTDTAYDAFNRKTRITDFMNGETSHTYDLLGNITSLTDAEGRTTTFVYNDLGRLKEIIDPVVESPDRTTRYAYDQAGNLHTMTDRNGESIRYTYDRLNRLIETEFVADGTRETREYDIYGNLIRLTGPGVSYAYTYDTHNRLKSKTDSRRGKNLEWFYDSAGNLERKIDFQGEETRYLYDSSNRLVGLENNGYLQASYYYSPAGRLVNRILSNGAGTHYTYDDDGRLTGIRNTSADGTPVHRMDFSHDRAGNITKIDASTDSVSDVATYTYDGVYRLTGVDASGDANDQTWTYDKVGNRKTLTKNGQTLHYIYDAGNRLTEVRSGSETGPLVYTYEYDSNGSRTAKKGPSGNNIQSYEYDQKRRMTRLTDYRNGTKVFHYQYDPNDYRVVRGAADATSDYLLEAEHLEAVYRGDGSLAAKYFRGTLVDEIINGFEYDALGRGKNLTFHHDHLRSVAALTDHRGRTVKTFQYDPFGSMIGETGPGTVKNRMKYTGREMDEETGLYYYRARYYDPEVGRFLTEDPKGFEAGVNFYAYADNNPVSASDPTGLEADFLDHMLPDEAKGPSLIQRLRQLHYNRNLNNQYVTFLDAQKYWDDNVPAFYHQQGIGNEHNIKFVSPDGHSEAIFRPNGFRITDPVNGPTYNYADPRQDPVGHFFLDMAPYYIWGNTPDDPTIISERFFGGYRGSTDPYYSLSGDLMNPGLDMPWSMDQGFGDYWTYPGELDFDVKLNIYKSSCITW; this is encoded by the coding sequence ATGAGTTATTTTATCAAACCCATCCTGTCTTTTTTGATTTTAATTTTTTTCTTTATTTTTTCGCCGCCGGGGCCGGCCCGGGCTTCGGGGATGGAGAAATTTCTTCAAAGCGCGGATGAAATCCTTTTTTCCCAAAGCGACGCCTCCCCGGACGCAAAGGCCCTTTTCGACAAGGCCGCCGATCTGTCATCACCGGCCCGGATTTATGAATATGTTCGAAACCATTATGAATACGACCTTTATCACGGATCAAGAGGCGGGTCGATCAATACGTTTCTCGGCGGGCGGGGCAATGATGTGGACCTGGCCTCCACCCTCATCGCCATGCTCCGGTCCCAAAATATCCCGGCCCGCTATGTGACGGGAAATGTCCGTATGAAAGCCGATGACGCGGCCAACTGGCTGGGAGCGGGAAACGCGGATCTCGCGGCGCATATCATGCGTTCCGTGGGCATCCAGGGTCCCCGGGAGGAAATTTCCGGACAAGATTCTCAAACGGAGATCGACACAGGGGCGAAACTGACCGGCGACAAACGCCATGTCGAATTCGAGCATGTCTGGGTGGAGGCGCTGGTTCCCTACGGCGACTACCGGGGAGCGGGTCCGGACGCCTCTGTCGATTGCGGAGGGAGTCCGGAGCGCTGTCAGTGGATCGGTCTCGACCCTTCATTCAAATTGCGTCGATTCCGCGATCAGAATATCCATATTTACGACGTGGTCCCTTTTGATTACAACCGGTATTACCACGCCATCAAAAACAATGACGGCCCGTACATGGACAAAAACCCCCTGGAGATATACAAAGAGGAGATATTAAAATATCTCCGGGACAATCATCCCGGCAAAACATTGAATGACGTCATGGACCCGGGGAAGATCATTCCCGAAGAGGCGGGATTTCTGCCCGCGTCTCTTCCCTTCAAAATCCTGGGGGCCACGCGCCGTTATGCGTCGGTTCAGGAGCATGACCAGGCTTCCCTTTCTCCGAAGCCCAAAGACTGGGCCAAGTATCTTTCCGTGAACATCAAAATCAACGATCAATGGGGGGGCGCCTCCACAAACGTTCTTTTATCGGACATGGCCACCCGAAAGCTGGCGCTTTCCTATGAGGCCCCGGCGGACGGCGCCGCCTCGGGAAACGGGCGCCTGACCCTGCGACTGGGGGGACAGGAGATCGCCGAGCTTTTTTCCGGGCAGGTCACGGCGGGCGACGCAAGCGTCCCGCTTCTTCATCAGCCTTTTTTTCTGAAGATCAGGGTGGACGGCTGGCCCTCCACGGAAGAAGGCAAAGAGGATATCTTTCTGGAAGATGAGAGCCTGTGCGTGGCGGGCAACCATTATGTCATCACCGCGGGCGGGGAAACCTCCAACTGGTCCCAGGTCCACCGGGCGACCCGGCTTCTGCTTGATGCCAATGACGCCCATCCCATTGTGAACCGGCCCCAAACGGACTGGCGCATTTCCGAAGATGAAATCAACGCTTTTGAAATGATCTCAAGGCTCGCCGACAGCAAAAACCCCCTGTCCGTGTATATCCTGGGCCGGTTTTCAAAAGCCGGCCGGGACTTTGTGAATAATTTTGATATTTTCAAAGATTATCCTGTCTCCCAGGCCAATGAGGACCTTTTGATCGCCCAACTCAACGCCGTGATCCGGGGCCCCGGCATTTATGACCCGGCCCGTTTTTCCGGCGTGGAATTAAGTGAAGAAACCCAGGCCCTTGCGGACGAGAGCCCTTCGGGGAATGAACTGGAAAAGCTCAATCGCCGGCTTCTGGAAGACGCCTATCCCCGGGGAATCGCCATGGGCATGGAGGAAATTCCTTATGTGGACGGCAACCAAAACGGGGCCGTTGATTCCGGGGAAAGCCCCCTGGGCGAGAGTCCTGACGCACAAAGGGCCCTCACCGAGGGCCTTCTTTACGCCGGCGCGGCGCTGTACGGGGCCCGGGTCCGGGACGCGGGCATGGAGCTGGGCGCCCTGAACCATGTTCTGTCGCCCGGAAGCGTCCTCCTGGGGGTGACGAAAAGCGCTTCCCGGGCCGAGTACCTGGACGGAACCTCCTTTTCCATCATGCCCGCCGGTCTGGTGATCGACATGGCGCATGTGGTTGCCGGACATTTTCATCGAAACCCCGGGACGGGGGGCGTCATGGGACTGATGCATTCGGAAAACCGCCATCATAAGCTGAGCGGCCATATCGACTCCTCCTTTGAGCACGAAATCTGGCAGGAGCTGACAGGCTATGACGCCATCTCCACGGTTCGCGGCATCCAGAAGGCCCTGGCCCAGGACGGGGCCCAACTCCTTCATATGAAAGACCCCGCGACAGACGCCTCCGAAGACACCCCCTTGAGCGCCTACCCCAAGCTGGGTTTTTTGAGCCAGGCCCCGGCCGGTTTTACCCGGCATGACAGAAGCCTTTTCAAGCGAAATCCCACATCCTGGTCGTTTCAGCCTGACGACGGCGAGGAGTATGGATTTTACACGTTTAAAAAGATTCCGGCCGCGTCCGACAGCGATTTGCGTCTTAAAACCATGCGTTATTCAGACATTCTAGAACTCGTGAATCTTGCAACTCAGCTTCATAAAAATAAAATAGACAGTTTCACTGGTAGTTATATTTGGTGGACCATGCCTTTTTTCGGGATTGATGGATGGGGAGTTCAAACCAAATCGGGTTGGATGACCCTTTTGCAAAACGGTTACGGCTCTTATATCAATCTATTTAACAGTTCCGGCCAAATGTACGACTACTTCGACCGAAACCATGGCTTTGACCCCGCCGACCAGGTCTATCTTGCCGAAGACGCTTCTTCGGATATTCACGGGGTGGGCTTCATAAGCTCTATCCGCCACGCCGTGTATCTGCCCCCCGATGGAGTAAAACGCGAGTTTGTGATGTCTTCCCGGAAAACCATGGGAAGCGGCCACGCCTTTTCCGTGGCCATCGACACGGCCGTGGACGCCTCCGACGGATATCCTCTCGCCTCCAGCTATATGATTTATTCCGAGGAACTGGGCCTTGTGGCCGGGGGCGGATATGTGGACGGATGGGAGCCTTTGTCTGAACATTCCGATGACACGGGCCTTCGTTATGACAACAGCTATTTCACCGATGAGGATGTGATTTTACAGACAAACAACCATCCGTGGCTCACCCCTTCCACCGCGGACCCGGTGAGCACGGTCACCGGCAACATGTACCATGACGAGACCGATTTTGTCATTGAGGGCCGGGGCCTGGATATGGTTTTCACCCGGACGTACAATTCGACGGACGCCTCATCCGACGGCCCCCCTTTAAGCCCGGGCTGGACCCATTCCTGGAATATGAGGCTGACGGCCAACAGTTACGGCAAATATCCCGATTACCCGGCTTTTAAAGCCCCTGAAAACGGGAACGGCAAAACCTCCTCCATCACCTACACCAACGAGCGGGGCGGGGAGTCCAACTACCTGGTGGACAGCTCAGGCGACACGCCGACCTGGGAGGTGACGTCGCCCGAGGGCATTTTCGACACACTGGCCACGGATTCCCCCTCAAACGGGCTTCACACCCTTGGGTTCAGAAACGGCGTCAAATATATTTTTTACAGCGGACCCGACGCCCATATGATGAGAACGCCGGGAGCCACCGCGAGACTTGAGCGCATTGAGGACCCATACGGGAACACGCTGAGCTTCACTTACGCCGGCGATAAACTCACGGGCGTCGCCGACAATCTCGGCATCACCAGTCGAACGGGAATGGTCCTGTCCTATAACGCCGATAATCGTCTGAGAACGGTTCAGGACTGGACCGGGAGAACATGGACCTGCGCCTATGACACGAACAAACGCCTTCAAAGCGTCACAGACCCCCTGGGAAATGTGACCATCTACGCCTATGACGGGGACACGGATTATCTTGAGAGCGTTTCCCTGCCCGAGACCCGGGGCGGGGGGAAAAAAGTGAAAACCACCTTCGAGTACTACCGAAACGGAAAGGCGTTTCGTTATTTCAACCCGTTCGGGGAAACCGAGACCCTGGATTATGATCTGTTCCGCAGGCGAACCCGGGTGACCGACCCCCGGGGCCATGTCCGGACCCATCATTACGATGAAAAGGGGTCTTTGACCAAACTCGCCGAGCCCGACGGCGGCGTATTGCTGTTTGAAAACAACGGCGACGGGCTGCGCGAGGAAAAAATCGGCCCCCTGGGCTATGTCACCCAATATTCCTACATGAAAGACCGCAGTTTTCCCGCCGAAAGCGACGCCAAAAGCGACAATCACGGCCGGGTGAGCAAAGAGCTGGACCCCCTGGGTCATTTTATCGAATACGATTACGGGATCCATGACCAGCCGACCCGGATCCGGGACAAAAACGGCCGCGACCGGGTCTGGGCCTATTACGCCGCCACCAGCGCCGCCACAGGCGCCGTAAAGGGAAAGCTTGAAAGAGAGTCCATTGTGGAATATCCCGGGACCGATGAGGCCAAAACGACGGTATTGAAAGAATACACTTACACGCCGGGGGGAAACTTAAAAACCATGACGGAATATATCGATCCCGCCGATCCTTCGAAAAAACGCGTCACCGAGTATTTCTTTGACCAAAATCCGGGCTTTCGATACAATGGACTGGATTTCAGGCCCTGGAAAAAAACCGTCAAGGCCCTGACCGAATACAGCGCGGCGGACGCCTCGGAGGACGCGTCCGGGGACGCCCTGGTTGTGGAGACCCGATACGACTGGGACGATCTCGGCCGCATGACGGAAATCGTCCTGAAACGCCGGACATCGCCTTCGGACTCCACCCTTCTGGACCTGACCACCGCTTACGCCTATGACGACCTCGGGCGTCTGATTTCGGAGACCGACCCGGCCGGAAATATCAAAAAAACTTTTTACGACCCAAACGGCAAAAAGCTCAAGGACGAAATTCATTATAAAAGGCCCGCCGGCACATACGATATTCGCGTGGTCAAACGGTATGAGTACGACGCGGCGGACCGGCTGTTCCGGGAAAGAGACATTGACGGAAACGAGACCCTCTATGAGCATGACGAGATGGGCAATGTGATTCAGATCACAGACCCCGGCGGCCACAGCGTGGAATACGGGTATGACCCCATGGGCCGCCGGGTCTCGGCCACGGACGCCAACGGGCACGAAACCGAAAACCAATACGATCCGGCGGGAAATCTCATCGCCGTGACCGATCCGGGAGGGGACAAAACCACGTTTGAATATGACAAAGCAGGCCGAAAAAAGTCGATCTCCACTCCCATGGGCCGCCAGACCGTCATGACATACGACGCCAACGGCAATGTCACAAATGTGAAAGACCCGGCCGACGCCAGCACGGACACGGCGTACGACGCCTTTAACCGAAAAACGCGGATAACCGACTTCATGAACGGCGAGACCTCACACACTTACGATCTTTTGGGCAATATCACATCGCTGACGGACGCCGAGGGCCGAACCACGACATTCGTGTATAACGATCTGGGAAGGCTCAAGGAAATCATCGACCCCGTTGTGGAATCGCCGGACCGGACCACCCGCTATGCGTATGACCAGGCCGGAAACCTTCACACCATGACCGACCGAAACGGGGAGAGCATCCGATACACATACGACCGCCTCAACCGTCTGATCGAAACGGAGTTTGTCGCGGACGGAACCCGGGAGACCCGGGAGTATGACATCTACGGAAACCTGATCCGCTTAACCGGCCCGGGCGTGTCTTATGCCTACACCTATGACACCCACAACCGGCTGAAAAGCAAAACCGACAGCCGGAGGGGCAAAAACCTGGAATGGTTTTACGACAGCGCCGGGAACCTGGAGCGGAAAATCGACTTCCAGGGAGAGGAGACCCGGTATCTGTACGATTCCTCCAACCGCCTGGTCGGCCTTGAGAACAACGGGTATCTCCAGGCGTCGTATTATTACAGCCCGGCCGGGCGTCTGGTGAACCGGATACTGTCAAACGGCGCCGGGACCCACTATACCTACGACGACGACGGCCGTCTCACCGGCATTCGAAACACATCCGCCGACGGAACCCCGGTTCACCGGATGGATTTTTCCCATGACCGGGCGGGCAATATCACGAAAATCGACGCCTCAACCGATTCCGTCTCGGATGTGGCGACTTACACCTACGACGGCGTTTACCGTCTCACGGGAGTGGACGCCTCCGGCGACGCCAACGATCAGACCTGGACGTATGACAAAGTGGGCAACCGCAAAACGCTGACGAAAAACGGCCAAACTCTTCACTACATTTACGACGCCGGAAATCGGCTTACGGAAGTGAGGAGCGGAAGCGAGACCGGGCCTTTGGTCTATACCTACGAGTACGACTCAAACGGAAGCCGGACCGCCAAAAAAGGGCCTTCGGGAAACAATATCCAGTCCTACGAATATGACCAGAAGCGGCGGATGACCCGTCTGACGGATTACCGAAACGGAACAAAGGTTTTTCATTACCAATATGACCCCAACGACTACCGGGTGGTCCGGGGCGCCGCCGACGCCACCTCCGACTACCTTCTGGAGGCCGAGCATCTGGAGGCCGTGTATCGGGGCGACGGAAGCCTTGCGGCCAAATACTTCCGGGGAACCCTGGTGGACGAGATCATCAACGGGTTTGAGTATGACGCCTTAGGCCGCGGGAAGAACCTGACGTTTCACCATGACCATCTGAGATCGGTGGCGGCGCTGACCGATCACCGGGGCCGGACGGTGAAAACGTTTCAGTATGATCCTTTCGGGAGCATGATCGGCGAAACCGGCCCGGGGACTGTGAAAAACCGGATGAAATACACGGGCCGGGAGATGGATGAGGAAACCGGGCTGTATTATTACCGGGCCCGGTATTACGATCCCGAGGTCGGGCGGTTTTTGACCGAGGACCCCAAGGGGTTTGAGGCCGGGGTCAATTTTTACGCTTATGCGGATAATAATCCGGTCAGCGCCAGTGATCCTACGGGGCTGGAGGCGGATTTCCTGGATCATATGCTTCCGGATGAGGCTAAAGGGCCTTCGCTGATACAACGGCTTAGACAACTGCATTATAACCGGAATTTAAACAATCAATATGTTACTTTTTTAGATGCACAAAAATATTGGGATGATAATGTTCCGGCCTTTTACCATCAACAAGGAATTGGAAATGAACACAATATAAAATTTGTCTCCCCGGACGGCCATTCAGAGGCCATCTTCAGGCCGAACGGTTTTCGGATAACGGATCCGGTCAATGGCCCGACATACAACTACGCGGATCCGAGACAGGACCCGGTGGGCCACTTTTTTCTGGATATGGCTCCATATTACATCTGGGGAAATACCCCGGATGATCCGACCATCATATCCGAAAGGTTTTTTGGGGGATACAGAGGGTCCACAGACCCGTATTATTCATTATCCGGGGACTTAATGAATCCGGGTCTGGACATGCCATGGTCTATGGACCAAGGTTTCGGAGACTACTGGACATACCCCGGCGAATTAGATTTTGATGTTAAATTAAATATTTATAAAAGCTCTTGCATCACATGGTGA
- a CDS encoding conserved hypothetical protein (Evidence 4 : Unknown function but conserved in other organisms) — protein sequence MALAICLFSDIMAAETINQPIFKGKKTMTWRFWAVLPAIFLLALPARADFQNLDRLLGEKDAVLILDPDGKTVFSKNAGSELAPASTLKILTCLFALSVMGEDFRFKTDFFIDRGKNLGIKGYGDPLLVSEELEKISNHLAGRLTGVRNLVMDDSYFAPGIQIPGVSPSFEPYDAPVGALCVNFNSVYFARGKDGRPKSAEPQTPLLPMALERIEKYGRNSGRIVFSGKNRENLAHAGRLFHFFLNKAGIPSSGKVVMGRAGAGEDPPLHTHLSTWSLKEVVQKTLEFSNNFMANQLLLTAGAQVSGPPATLEKGVSALRAFARDRLGITEIAIVEGSGISRRNQISARNMAKILRAFRPHRRLMTRRGDEYYKTGSLKGIRARAGFFETPEGKLFSFCVMAHTGWKRMDAIMEGVRSKIKFSSSQSQSTQSHPFEKPGANGVCNRF from the coding sequence TTGGCGCTTGCCATTTGCCTGTTTTCTGATATTATGGCCGCCGAAACGATTAATCAACCTATTTTTAAAGGCAAAAAAACCATGACATGGCGTTTTTGGGCTGTTTTGCCGGCAATTTTTCTCCTGGCCCTTCCGGCCCGCGCCGATTTTCAAAACCTGGACCGGCTTTTGGGGGAAAAAGACGCGGTTTTGATCCTGGACCCGGATGGAAAGACCGTGTTTTCAAAAAACGCCGGATCCGAACTCGCGCCGGCCTCCACCCTGAAGATACTGACCTGCCTGTTCGCCCTGTCCGTTATGGGGGAAGATTTCAGGTTCAAAACCGATTTTTTTATCGACCGGGGAAAAAACCTGGGGATCAAAGGATACGGCGATCCCCTTCTGGTCTCCGAAGAGCTTGAAAAAATCTCAAACCATCTCGCCGGGCGCCTGACGGGCGTCCGGAACCTGGTCATGGACGACTCCTATTTCGCCCCCGGGATTCAAATTCCCGGGGTTTCCCCGTCTTTTGAGCCCTATGACGCGCCGGTGGGGGCGTTGTGCGTCAACTTCAACAGCGTGTATTTCGCCCGGGGAAAAGACGGCCGGCCCAAAAGCGCCGAGCCCCAGACGCCTTTGCTCCCTATGGCCCTTGAGCGGATCGAAAAATACGGCCGGAACTCCGGCCGGATTGTGTTCTCCGGGAAAAACCGCGAAAATCTCGCGCATGCCGGCCGGCTGTTTCATTTTTTCCTGAACAAAGCCGGGATTCCTTCTTCGGGAAAAGTCGTCATGGGCAGGGCCGGGGCCGGGGAGGACCCACCGCTTCACACCCATCTGTCCACCTGGAGCCTTAAGGAAGTGGTCCAAAAAACCCTTGAATTTTCAAACAATTTTATGGCCAACCAGCTTCTTTTAACCGCCGGCGCCCAGGTGTCGGGCCCCCCGGCCACCCTTGAGAAAGGGGTGTCGGCCCTCCGGGCCTTTGCCCGGGACCGGCTGGGAATAACGGAAATCGCCATCGTGGAGGGATCGGGAATCTCGCGGCGAAACCAAATCAGCGCCCGAAACATGGCGAAAATCCTCCGGGCCTTTCGGCCCCACAGGCGTCTGATGACCCGAAGGGGAGATGAATATTACAAAACCGGGTCTTTAAAAGGCATTCGGGCCCGGGCCGGGTTCTTTGAAACCCCGGAAGGAAAGCTGTTTTCGTTTTGCGTGATGGCCCACACAGGCTGGAAACGCATGGACGCCATTATGGAGGGGGTTCGCTCAAAAATCAAATTTTCATCTTCTCAATCTCAGTCAACCCAATCTCATCCCTTTGAAAAACCCGGGGCCAATGGCGTTTGTAATCGGTTTTAA
- a CDS encoding NH(3)-dependent NAD(+) synthetase — translation MDQKKANEVIAGIRRLLGDYFKKNGLTYAVFGKSEGLDSSVIAGLLSGVKGIRPIGVIMPCESDPDAERVGRLVLDHFNIPHIRLDLTREFHGVMGLFYSADGLYGQLCEILKGCGDIDAARGLSHKKSIAAGNIKARLRMITLYHIASLVGGLVVSTDNLSELHMGFWTLNGDVGDIAPIQHVFKGIEEYDIAEALGVPEESLNAVPTDGLDVTPGGVDEDQLGMPYPDIDRVIIGLIRSRFCEKDRFKEEEIPALAQKLSREIGYQPDEIAHVAERMLKTDYKRHWPRVFQRDEIGLTEIEKMKI, via the coding sequence ATGGATCAAAAAAAAGCCAATGAGGTCATCGCCGGCATACGCCGGCTGCTTGGGGATTATTTTAAGAAAAACGGCCTGACCTACGCTGTTTTCGGAAAATCCGAAGGTCTGGACAGCTCGGTCATCGCGGGCCTTTTAAGCGGCGTTAAGGGAATCAGGCCCATCGGGGTCATCATGCCCTGCGAATCCGATCCCGACGCCGAGCGCGTCGGCCGGCTGGTTCTGGATCATTTCAATATCCCCCATATCCGGCTGGATCTCACCCGGGAGTTTCACGGCGTCATGGGGCTTTTTTATTCGGCGGACGGCCTTTACGGACAGCTTTGCGAGATACTGAAAGGCTGCGGAGACATAGACGCCGCCAGGGGCCTTTCGCATAAAAAATCCATCGCCGCGGGAAATATCAAGGCGCGGCTCAGGATGATCACCCTTTACCACATCGCCTCCCTGGTCGGGGGGCTGGTGGTGTCCACGGACAATCTTTCCGAGCTGCACATGGGGTTTTGGACCTTAAACGGGGACGTGGGGGACATCGCCCCGATCCAGCATGTGTTCAAAGGGATTGAGGAATACGATATCGCCGAGGCGCTGGGCGTTCCGGAGGAATCGCTCAACGCCGTTCCCACGGACGGGCTTGACGTGACGCCGGGCGGCGTGGACGAGGACCAGCTGGGCATGCCGTATCCGGACATCGACCGGGTGATCATCGGGCTGATTCGAAGCCGTTTTTGCGAAAAAGACCGGTTTAAGGAGGAAGAGATCCCGGCCCTGGCCCAAAAGCTGTCCCGGGAAATCGGTTACCAGCCTGATGAGATCGCCCATGTGGCCGAGCGGATGCTTAAAACCGATTACAAACGCCATTGGCCCCGGGTTTTTCAAAGGGATGAGATTGGGTTGACTGAGATTGAGAAGATGAAAATTTGA